One genomic region from Eublepharis macularius isolate TG4126 chromosome 18, MPM_Emac_v1.0, whole genome shotgun sequence encodes:
- the HDDC3 gene encoding guanosine-3',5'-bis(diphosphate) 3'-pyrophosphohydrolase MESH1 — protein sequence MSFSDAARLLDAADFAARKHKAQRRKDPEGTPYINHPIGVAWILAQEAGVTDVAVLQAALLHDTVEDTDTSLPEIEERFGQEVKGIVEEVTDDKALPKVDRKRLQVECAAQRSPAARLVKLADKLYNLRDLNRCTPQGWSEERVQEYFLWASKVVKGLSGTNAVLEEKLQQLFKARGLSV from the exons ATGAGCTTCTCCGACGCCGCCCGCCTGCTCGACGCCGCGGACTTCGCCGCCCGCAAGCACAAGGCCCAGCGGCGCAAGGACCCGGAGGGCACGCCCTACATCAACCACCCCATCG GTGTGGCCTGGATATTGGCTCAGGAGGCCGGAGTCACGGACGTCGCGGTGCTGCAA GCTGCACTTCTGCACGACACGGTGGAAGACACCGATACCTCCCTGCCAGAGATCGAGGAGCGCTTCGGCCAGGAGGTGAAGGGCATCGTGGAGGAGGTGACGGACGACAAGGCCCTGCCCAAAGTGGACCGCAAGCGCCTGCAGGTGGAGTGCGCCGCCCAGAGGAGCCCAGCTGCTAGGCTGGTGAAACTGGCTGACAAGCTCTATAACCTGCGGGACCTGAACCGCTGCACACCTCAAG GTTGGTCTGAAGAACGGGTCCAGGAGTACTTTCTTTGGGCTTCAAAGGTCGTGAAGGGCTTGAGCGGGACAAATGCAGTGCTAGAAGAGAAGCTACAGCAGCTGTTTAAAGCAAGAGGCCTGTCTGTGTAA
- the VPS33B gene encoding vacuolar protein sorting-associated protein 33B, with translation MASPGHRDAPELPDFGLLKRLARDQLVYLLEQLPGKKDLFIEADLMSPLDRIANVSLLKQHEVDKLYRVENKPAHSSSDQLCFLIRPRIRSVKYVADVVNADKATGRTRKYKIIFSPQKFYTCEMVLEEEGIYGDVTWDEWSFYLLPLDDDIISMELPEFFRDYFLEGNQCWISTVAKALHLLNSLFGPFTRTYGIGRCSKMVHEIWREVTEESEGDSLGRKPEIGQVFLLDRDVDYITALCSQVVYEGLVDDTFRIKCGSVDFGPDVTSSDRSIKVLLNAQDKVFGKIRNEHFSNVFGFLSQKARNLQAQYDRRRGMDIKQMKTFVSQELKGLKQEHRLLSLHIGACESIMKKKTKQDFQELLKTEHALLEGFDVRESIGFIEEHINRQVSPTESLRLLCLLSITENGLAPKDYRSLKTQYLQSYGPEHLLTFHNLKRLGLLMEQVPGETLTAVENKVSKLVTDRAAGKLSDAFSSLARKSNFRALSKKLGLIPRVAGEYDLKVPRDMAYVFSGAYIPLSCKIVEQVLERRSWLGLEEVIRLLSGNEFIATDTATEDNPRDFQRIILAVFLGGCTFSEISALRFLGKERGFRFIFLTTAITNSARLLESMIETRA, from the exons ATGGCCTCCCCCGGGCACCGCGACGCACCGGAGCTGCCCGACTTCGGCCTCCTGAAGCGCCTCGCCCGGGACCAGCTCGTGTATCTGCTGGAGCAG CTGCCCGGGAAGAAGGACCTGTTCATCGAGGCTGACCTGATGAGCCCGCTGGACCGCATCGCCAACGTCTCCCTCCTCAAG CAGCACGAAGTGGACAAGCTCTACCGCGTGGAGAACAAGCCGGCCCACAGCTCCAGCGACCA GTTGTGTTTCTTAATCCGGCCGCGCATCAGGAGCGTAAAGTATGTGGCAG ACGTCGTCAACGCTGACAAGGCTACTGGGAGGACTCGCAAGTACAAGATTATCTTCAGCCCTCAGAAG TTCTATACGTGTGAGATGGTCCTGGAAGAAGAGGGGATCTATGGGG aTGTAACCTGGGATGAGTGGTCCTTTTACCTGCTCCCTTTGGATGATGACATCATCAGCATGGAGCTGCCTGAGTTTTTCCGTGACTACTTCCTG GAAGGGAATCAGTGCTGGATCAGTACCGTGGCCAAGGCTTTGCACTTATTGAACTCGCTCTTTGGACCATTTACCAGGACCTACGGGATTGGCCGATGTTCCAAG ATGGTCCATGAAATCTGGCGTGAGGTCACGGAGGAGAGTGAAGGCGACAGCTTGGGTCGGAAGCCAGAAATTGGCCAGGTTTTCCTCCTGGACCGAG ATGTGGATTACATCACAGCCCTCTGCTCTCAGGTTGTATATGAAGGCCTGGTGGATGATACCTTCCGCATCAAGTGTG GGAGTGTGGACTTTGGCCCAGATGTTACTTCCTCTGATCGGAGCATCAAAGTCCTGCTGAATGCTCAGGACAAG GTGTTCGGCAAGATCCGCAATGAGCACTTCTCCAATGTTTTTGGCTTCCTGAGCCAGAAGGCACGGAACTTGCAGGCCCAGTATGAC CGACGCCGTGGGATGGATATCAAACAAATGAAGACTTTTGTGTCCCAAGAACTGAAGGGCTTGAAGCAGGAGCATCGCCTGCTGAGCCTAC ATATTGGTGCCTGTGAATCCATCATGAAGAAGAAAaccaaacaagatttccaggagttGCTGAAGACGGAACATG CTCTTTTGGAAGGGTTTGATGTCCGAGAGAGCATTGGCTTCATCGAAGAGCACATCAACCGGCAG GTCTCCCCCACAGAGAGCCTGCGTTTGCTGTGCCTGCTGTCCATCACAGAGAATG GACTTGCCCCCAAGGACTACCGCTCCCTCAAAACCCAGTACCTACAG AGCTACGGACCAGAACACTTGCTCACCTTTCACAACCTCAAGCGCCTGGGGCTGCTGATGGAGCAGGTGCCTGGGGAGACCCTGACAGCAGTGGAGAACAAAGTCAGCAAGCTGGTGACTGACCGAGCGGcag GGAAGCTCTCAGATGCCTTCAGTTCCCTGGCCAGAAAGAGCAACTTCCGAGCCTTAAGCAAGAAGTTGGGGCTG ATCCCACGTGTGGCTGGAGAGTACGATTTGAAAGTCCCCCGCGACATGGCCTACGTCTTCAGCGGTGCCTATATCCCACTGAGTTGCAAGATAGTTGAGCAG GTTCTGGAGCGCAGGAGCTGGCTGGGCCTAGAGGAGGTGATACGGCTGCTCAGCGGAAATGAGTTCATTGCCACAG ATACAGCAACAGAGGATAACCCTAGGGACTTCCAGCGCATCATCCTGGCCGTCTTCTTAGGCGGGTGCACCTTCTCTGAAATCTCCGCTCTCCGCTTCCTGGGAAAAGAAAGAG GATTCAGGTTTATATTCCTGACAACAGCCATCACTAACAGTGCACGATTGCTGGAATCCATGATAGAGACAAGGGCCTGA